In Desulfovibrio aminophilus, a single genomic region encodes these proteins:
- a CDS encoding radical SAM protein: MSAHKKTPPSLVFAGPDGSIYDHPDLLMLCSRGDELTLPRPDEFIPLPEESEFFLLPGRRAMGLNPETGQVEVLEETAVAAFVTPAYTLTAHPAFEKDDGAPVLPLFAYGAVGFADGRFWVCAKRVDEDTRQVFRGIPRERIESGARGLLAAMPENRLVRHLTHCALTYGCPAAKNLALGRYEAPLPTARTCNARCVGCISQQPEDSGFPATQCRIAFTPTAGEVSEIMLHHASREKRPILSFGQGCEGEPLTEAALIAESTARYRAKGGPGTVNVNTNASLPKTIPDLARAGVSSIRVSLNSARKGPYEAYYRPHGYAFEDVLESISTARAEGLFVSLNLLFFPGFTDGEAELEALSEMVRSRGVNFIQLRNLNLDPDLYSTLTRPFDQGPAMGFLNFRKRLRKACPDLGFGYFNPYVER; this comes from the coding sequence ATGAGCGCGCACAAGAAAACCCCTCCCAGCCTCGTCTTCGCCGGACCCGACGGCAGCATCTACGACCACCCGGACCTGCTCATGCTCTGCTCGCGCGGGGACGAGCTCACCCTGCCCCGGCCGGACGAGTTCATCCCCCTGCCCGAGGAGAGCGAGTTCTTCCTCCTGCCCGGCCGCAGGGCCATGGGCCTGAACCCCGAGACCGGACAGGTGGAGGTGCTGGAGGAGACGGCCGTGGCCGCCTTCGTGACCCCGGCCTACACCCTCACGGCCCACCCGGCCTTTGAAAAGGATGACGGGGCCCCGGTTCTGCCGCTCTTCGCCTATGGCGCGGTGGGTTTCGCCGACGGCCGCTTCTGGGTTTGCGCCAAGCGGGTGGACGAGGACACGCGCCAGGTCTTTCGCGGCATCCCGCGCGAGCGCATCGAGAGCGGCGCGCGCGGCCTGCTGGCGGCCATGCCGGAGAACCGCCTGGTCCGCCACCTGACCCACTGCGCCCTGACCTACGGCTGCCCGGCGGCCAAGAACCTGGCCCTGGGGCGCTACGAGGCCCCCCTGCCCACGGCCCGGACCTGCAACGCCCGCTGCGTGGGCTGCATCTCGCAGCAGCCCGAGGACTCGGGCTTCCCGGCCACCCAGTGCCGCATCGCCTTCACCCCCACGGCCGGAGAGGTCTCGGAGATCATGCTCCACCACGCCTCGCGCGAAAAACGGCCGATCCTCTCCTTCGGCCAGGGCTGCGAGGGCGAGCCCCTGACCGAGGCCGCGCTCATCGCCGAGTCCACGGCCCGCTACCGGGCCAAGGGCGGCCCAGGCACGGTGAACGTGAACACCAACGCCAGCCTGCCGAAAACCATCCCGGACCTGGCCCGGGCCGGGGTCAGTTCCATCCGGGTCAGCCTGAACAGCGCCCGCAAGGGCCCCTACGAAGCCTACTACCGGCCCCACGGCTACGCCTTCGAGGACGTGCTGGAGAGCATCTCCACGGCCCGCGCCGAGGGCCTGTTCGTCTCCCTGAACCTGCTCTTCTTCCCCGGCTTCACCGACGGCGAGGCCGAGCTGGAGGCCCTCTCCGAGATGGTCCGCTCGCGCGGGGTGAACTTCATCCAGCTGCGCAACCTGAACCTGGACCCGGACCTCTACAGCACCCTCACCCGGCCCTTTGACCAGGGCCCGGCCATGGGCTTTCTGAATTTCCGCAAACGCCTGAGAAAAGCCTGCCCGGACCTGGGGTTCGGCTACTTCAACCCCTACGTGGAGCGCTGA